CCTGGACCACAGCAGTTGCCTCGTATTCAGGGCAGGGAACTGAAAAACCTCAgttttttcattccaaaccTTGGCACCACCGCCGTTGGGATTACGCTTCTTTCGTACGGTGGCAAACTTCAACTTGGAATACTAGCTGACCGTGCGGTTATTCGCACAGAGGACGCAGCTCATAGCATTCTATTGGGAACTATCGAAGAGATCGAACGAATGGGCCAGTTATTGGAGGAGGTGTAATTGACTCCATTGTACGATTTCTAAACTATACCTGATTTACTTAcatcaacaataaaaaactttaCAATCGCAGAAATGACAAAAATCGTCCTATAACCTATACCATCCGTGAACGTTTTGTGACTAAAGCTGTTTGTTAAACTATCTAAACCTATCCGAGGTGAACCAATTGAGAGTTACTATTCCATTTCTTTCATATCATAAATTATCCTGATCAATTATATCAAACAATGTGACGCTATATTTTCATAGTTGCCGTAGTTGGGTTAACCAAAACAATTGCAATTGCTGCGCTGTATATGCGTTACACCACATTTGTTCTATCTATTGCCACTACCCCTTTTGTCCATAAAACAGTACTACGGCTTCAGGACGAGCAACTTTTTACGGCTTATGTGTTTGTTATCTTTACAAACTACTCTCAATTATTCATATCAGACTATCCGGCATAATGATTATCATACCCTTTATAACCAACGTGGTTGAATGTTTTTCgggttgttatttttgtttaaagcaCTTTTCAAATATGTATGACTACCAGTTAATAATTCAAATATCTCTTAAATTGGATAACAATTAGAGAcatgatttaaattaaagttttaatAACATACTTAGATAACTGAGAGTAGTTTGAGCTGTGAGAAGGAATATATAATTTGGTGTTTCCTCTCAATACGATATTTTGTAACGTGCTTTTCTCAGGAGCACATTACGATGACGTTTCCACACTTCAAATAACATCAAATGAGTGAAGCAACTGTTCGCAACATGCTCCGGCGAGTTTTGTTAACTAATTGATTGATAGTTACAACCCTAATAAGCCAATTAGTTGAACGAATTTCACATTTCCTACGCTAAACACTAATAAATGATCATGATGCATGACAAACGTATGAATACACTTCTTTGATAGGAACTACACAGTAAGCTCTAGATCATTTTTTCAATGAACGtttttggaaacaaaacataatgcCAAAATTTCTAACgacaaaaaccaacaacaaaaaattgatcGAAAACACAGGAAATGAACAATGATTCCAGCAGGTTTGCTCCGATATGAGCTACTCAACTACTAGCCAACCTTATGTATCGCATGTCTCATTGTGTGAACGCCGCAACTTATCGCAAGCGTCTTACAAAGCCTCGAATAAATGACGGCTTTGCGGCATGACACAGTCACTGATCGCTAGAGTTTGGTATTCGTTTAAACGCTTAAAATATAATGGCTTAGGTAAGCGGTGGAGGTAATTCACAGACTTTTAGTAATGTTGTTGAATATTCTTTTCCCCCACCAGGTCTCGAGGTCGAACGGTTTGAAATCGACTAGCAACGGGTTGGGTGGTTCATTGTAATACAGTGTAGATGCGGTTGATGCTGTAGAGGATACAGAGGATGTGCTGCTATTGGATGACAGCGAACAATGCGATCCTAAAAAAGTTccaaaagcattaaaattgGAAGATAAAGTACACATCCTGAGAGTTAGTTTTACCCGTACTATCAGGTGATCCAGGTACATCGTAAGGATTAGCAGCAACTACCATATTCCAAGCTGTTAGCAAAtatgaataattttcatttagtATGTTCATCACATATTGGTTGATCCAACACAAGGCTCCATCCTACCGACCAATCAGTTTGAGCAGaagataattaattatttgtttttactcaTAAAAGACGgactggccgtattgctaatgaatattgttcataaaatttgaaaagtgCACTGAATCAACACTTTCCGCTCATTTGTGCATTGCCTTGATTGGTAGGGGGACTGTTAATTGATCGCAGGTTGGTTGACTGCATATTAAGAAATACGTACAATCATTGATATATTTGATGAGCTCTTCGTGCTGCGGCGTGACATTCTGTTCATgtgattgctgctgttgtgcctTCAGATATTGTACTGCAGCAGATTTTGTGGACGCTTGGAACACAGGTCGCGGTACACtgcaacagaagaaaaaaacagacataTAAGACAAACAGCATGCATACACTATTTGCTCAGACCAATACTTGTGCAAAGtaacattaaatatttatttcgcaAGACCTGTACCCTCCTTCTTGCAGATCACATTCATCTTGAAACGCCGATGGAAAAgggtggaaatgaaaaaaattgttggTGATGGTTAAAGCACATATTTCAGATGAAGGGAAGAGTGTCGACATTTGGATATACGAAATGCCAGCCTTTATGCGGACGCATTTTTATTCCTTGTTTGCGTATCTCTGATTTTGACATAGAGGTCTTGAAGGATCAGTCCATGTTGGGAAGATAACACAATGCTATTCATTCATCCCAAAATCTATGTAGACGAAATGTTAACATGGCTGGAAGATAAGCGGAAGGCGTATGTAATTGCACATTATATTTGCCCAACACTTTCATAAACCAAAAAACGCCACCAAAAGGCCGAGAATATATGTAGGATAGTGTACACTTCTTAGGCTAATGGtgcttttaatttaatattaaacTTTTATGAAGTTAAAAAGGATtctctaaacaaaaaaaatatcagctTTTTTCCATGTAGAGATGGGGTCTGTTTCATCTACAATCGATGTTGCTACGGTACAGCCGCACAATGTCacattttgtttatatatACTTTGTGTTTAAGGATGTAAAAATACATTGGATTCAATCCAATACAACATTGAACTATACAAACTTAAGCAATTGTTATTGTTCATCATCGTGCAGCTCCTTCACCGAGAAAACAAGGCAAATTGTCGAACGTGATAACTGTGTCTTTACATGCACACATCGTCCATCGGGCGGCCTCCGTAAGCCCTGTCAAACAAATCACTACACggattttattccattttaccACAAACGCCTTATCACTTGCTTATGCTATCAACACCATAAACAACCTCTTAAGATGTTGCCGTTAGCAACCGCAACGGAAACAGTAGATTGATTTCCAATTCATGCTAGGGGCTACCCAAAGAGGAAGATATATTTGTACATACGAATCCCGAATGAATCCATCCTGGGACTGGCGTGGTAAAAATAATCCTGTCAATCATTTTCCATGCTACTGTTTCTCTGCTTTGCAGAAGAAACGTTATGTAAAAACTAGAGTCTTCCTAGCTACGGGACCACGTGACAACCAGACGGCGCGCTACCGTCACTGCAACTTGGCAGGGGATCTTGAACATTTCTCAATCCAAGCAAacctttttgcttttggttttACAAGCCTCGAGAAACCGATTGCCAGCATCCGTTGCAGCTACAATCGtgcttgaataaataaaaaaaaaacatgatccAGCATGGAAACCACGTGTAGCGTTAGTTTCACCTGTACGGTTTATAACCGAAGCGATACGCTGGTTCACCGAACATGTGAATTAAATTAGCACTTCGAAACCATTCCAGAAAGAACCGAACCCCGAACTATGTACCGGCACGTCGCACATACTTTGTGTTGGTTCATTACATAATCCTGTACAAAGAGCACCGTCAGAACATATATCAGAAGACAGTTCTTGGTTCCGATGCATTTGTCCCACTGTCGTGCTCTTCCCTCCATCACGCGTTCCACACGCTTTGACCATGGTTCGAGGGTTGTTATGTAAACTTTTGCGAATCTTTCACTCACCTGAATTCACTCGTAATATCACATTCCTTTCGGCCAAGATCGCGAAACAATTCATACTTTTCGTAGTTTTGTGGTATTCCTGTGGTCACAAATAAGAAGgcacaacaaaatatttgtatatATTACTAAAATCACGTTTCCGTTGCTTTTCGGCACCAACTCTATTGCACAACATTGCCTCAGCTGTTTGTCCGCTGTTTAACTCACGCACAAGTGCTTTAAAACCTTACCTCGTCTTGTTTTTGCCACCAATTTACTAGGTCCCTTTGATACCGTATACATGTTTTGTTCCGCTCACGTTTATCACGAATAAACTTTTGCtaacaatttcaattcaaacaaaaaattctccACGAAAACAACTCCCTTTAAACGCATCGACCAACTCTGCCCAAGTGACAGTTACATTTGAGAGATTCTCTCCGTGCCAAAGCAACGCTGCTCCCAAAAACAATTCAACCACTGCACCTAAAATGATTCTGACAACACAGTAGGCGGACAAAAGGTGTAAAACTTCGAAGCACAATAATTCCTTTTCTcatgtttgtgatttttttttgtgattgtttttgtgaTTTCACTTTATCAGCAGTTTTAGAAGATTCTcaacaaattgaaattgaaaataaaaatttcctttCAGTTTGAATCTTCACTTGGTCTcttgaaatgttaaaatacTCGCATAAAAATATACTATctgttatttacattttattatatatttattcAGTATAAATAACATTGCTAAACTaaatttatatgttttttaaCAATTCGCTTGTTTATATTTTCCCATACTTCTTTGTAGTACCGTGCCGTATTGCCGTGTTGTCTAAATGCGTAAACTTTTCCTCTGATTTCTTGGTTGTCTATTGTAGATACGTTCATATTTACTCTGAGTTTCTGGTGATAGCTGTACTTGTACTTTCGGAATGTTTATATAATCAAACTGACTAAGCAAATTGTAATCCGTAGTAGATCCGTATGTAATTCCGTAGCCTTTTCTTGGTTTGCTCATTAATCTACGAAACTCCATTTCGTCAATTTCTAGTTCGACGATACTAGAGCAATTGCTCGGCTCAAACGTATACGTATGTATATTGTTTGGTGTACTACACATCACTGGAGTTGATGCTACAAACACAGCGCTGTGGTCATTTTCACTTGCTCCTCCTCCCTGAGTTTGTTCTGAATATCCATTTTCATGTGCGATGTGATGCGCAGTGTGAACATTTTCTGTGTAGTGTTCATGCAAAGATTCCATAGTTTGGCGTAGAGTCCAAGCTATTTTGATCACTATAGTTACAACGATTGCACTTATCCACTCTACCAACTCCATGCTTTGTTCGATACGTGCGTTccagcttgttttgttttatgtactGAAGAAATGTTTGGCGTTCCGTTTCAAATaacctcaacaacaacaaatccaGACGGCTCGAAACTCCAATTCATACCTGCGTCTCAAGTTATGTTTGTGACGCCAGATTATGGGTagaatttaaatcatttcataTTCTCAAAACTCACAGCAACAGGACATTAAGGGCCTCAAGAGGGTTTCTGATTTATAGGTAATCGGGTACCGCATTATCTTTTAAACTATACCTGAGAATTATTAAGTACGTTACAgcctttgctttattttgaaaaaggcTTTGAAGGTTTCGCAGGTAGGtcttatttttaatatatGATATTAAATTGGGCTTTTTTACCTGTAAAATAATAGATGCAAAATACTCTTGgcattttgtacaaaagcTGTTACCTGGTAAAGCTTATACCAATGAATCTTGAGAAAAGGATTTGAATCTTGAGAAAAGTATCTGTCGATTGCAAATGTTTGACAAAAACGCTTAATATAATTAAACCGTTTTGCTACATGGGCTAGTTGATTGGAATCAATTTTGACCACCTATTTCAGCTGATTATGCCACTGTGCCTGACAGATGTCAATTCAGTTTGTCTGGATTTTATGCCGCTAGAAGtggtaaacaaataaaatatggaaaagcaaacgaatttAGAAACAAGTTCTGAAATGTCTACCGCCGCTGTTGTAGACCCGTTCAGCAATCAAGAATATCTTCAAagaaagctttattttttactgGAACATCTGAAGAAAATGCACAGCGATCTGCCAGAGTGAGTAGAAGCTTTCGTTGTAGTGTTGACTCTGTTGCGATACCCAAATAAACATTTCATTGCTAGGCAATATCAGATGAGAATATCTTACGACCTATTAGCTGGCCTTGCCAACTCTTTGCTAAATGATACGATCTTCGAAATCGTGAAAGGGTTAATGGAGATTCAGCACGTAACCGAGGCTCATTTGATGCAAGTTCGAGAGAAGGTTGAGA
This genomic window from Anopheles maculipalpis chromosome 2RL, idAnoMacuDA_375_x, whole genome shotgun sequence contains:
- the LOC126568489 gene encoding LOW QUALITY PROTEIN: gonadal protein gdl (The sequence of the model RefSeq protein was modified relative to this genomic sequence to represent the inferred CDS: substituted 1 base at 1 genomic stop codon); the protein is MPLEVVNKXNMEKQTNLETSSEMSTAAVVDPFSNQEYLQRKLYFLLEHLKKMHSDLPEQYQMRISYDLLAGLANSLLNDTIFEIVKGLMEIQHVTEAHLMQVREKVENDHQLEVKQWESKIQDPEELEHIIALMKIKHGKNLKETDMKLVLHLDQKVKDQQSTLEKAGVPGFYVTDNPKEINIQMYLLDFILRLSRLKFESHK
- the LOC126568544 gene encoding MAPK regulated corepressor interacting protein 2, producing the protein MYTVSKGPSKLVAKTRRGIPQNYEKYELFRDLGRKECDITSEFSVPRPVFQASTKSAAVQYLKAQQQQSHEQNVTPQHEELIKYINDSWNMVVAANPYDVPGSPDSTGSHCSLSSNSSTSSVSSTASTASTLYYNEPPNPLLVDFKPFDLETWWGKRIFNNITKSL